The following proteins are co-located in the Diorhabda carinulata isolate Delta chromosome 4, icDioCari1.1, whole genome shotgun sequence genome:
- the LOC130893431 gene encoding GRIP and coiled-coil domain-containing protein 2-like, protein MESSASTDVNKKFNLENLTKEELIKKCTQLLQLAQKAKQSKTALQEENNKLKEELNSKNDNSNTDHALQEVIEKLTEQKLNLVTENQELKTQNELFNKRIKEYESELKSFEEKYNVYDNENTSYKRQIKRLTDENDQLILNLDTLEKQLNTFQKNNHVEKEPSINTTNKEIGEINELNSLLNLSKEDVQYLKIENNRLVDKIENLQINLEEKNKNILIISKELELTKDNCTMKDQDINTLNSKLQEMLLNKQELVDSNVKLKQKIKFYHSKVVKFAGIVKELRENKNEVLDLFKSSIEQVKEWKEQLNYGEKNIIKYLNNVAMENQNLRQQIEQQKENEHEAKILVDQLKSEKMIVEEELSEAKENIKILSFELEELRKNNIDDNIESFEEEKNTLLIKLDEIQSMNSKLETEKLILENQLMESKEIIVQCNNKIDELNQNVLDLTEGKQRIEGDQNRSKLEEENANLSTKLQLLQNELSQNMDDYRIKCDTLNFHIEEQSQTQRKLTNTIHELENEVKLLRKENCTISKVKEELSEELNRANIERKALNEKIGKNVIAEEMFKGSEKRIQDLQSQIKSFEELEKRSTEEIKNLAEENKRLMSENSTLEEKLGKLEYSLINRVDSSCQTNEVPFNNSNEFKEQITNLKRENSELLLEMNEMNQAIKERGETISKLEAHCEEIMKKLQIYETQANQNIDNLTEKDKIIENLTSEIKELKQNANSFEATEIITLQNQIEILKEKLSSTLDSSLPDNDAMSSSTISRTEDLNRLKDLEGSWEEKYGKLRNLAIKLKGKVRELTQTVAKEQSDNEEAQKKLISNMKTIQNFQNQCDKLEDDLEKCKLECKQLQSQLNIAAVDISRDKQLLAEKDELVSSLKMEIENNKKDKQTTENWKKQVSAKIQTLRKELEANNVLKKEYEAKISNLNSTLEDKDQALKTEIESHKHTKTLLEQSNNERKKNSVLSLEMQDYERSVKESAKKIEKQQEEITKLNNQIESQKTTINALREQNKLFEERLNAEEQNVITVTTEISTYKKQIASLDNEITQKQEKIQILTQHLETARSEIEELSTELGKVIAEHQKANSVLKSERDQLSNDNLKLQQDLRETQDNLRLSKEELRIIQDEYDGYKVRAQSVLRQNQNRDIGLEEKLSEKVTSLAAQNQALTQQLNDSLKKIECLKNENIDYSTQIEDITNKVKEIKEEYEELQTQYAELSGKHEKTVLDNAETLRNLKVRAETLTQCYRQQLADQEARHEQEILELRSQLEKAPTPTDNYPALPTMPRGEGEGSESVESNASRGVHPIPLERLLGTDSDEEIERIKLKLKEHESKVTHLTALLSDTEQDLVKHIQMNKLLKEEIRRHQRSEEREKHAENLEYLKNVVFKFITLNSGDERSRLVPVMNTILKLSPEEAKQLNSVAKGDISIKGWSSYLPTWPSPNKS, encoded by the exons atggaatcaTCAGCTTCGACCGatgttaataaaaagtttaatttagaaaatttgacTAAAGAAGAACTAATAAAGAAATGTACACAGTTATTACAACTTGCTCAAAAAGCAAAACAGTCGAAAACTGCATTACAAGAGGAAAATAACAAACTTAAAGAGGAATTGAattcaaaaaatgataatagtaaCACCGATCATGCCTTACAGGaagtaatagaaaaattaacagAACAAAAACTAAATCTAGTAACAGAAAATCAGGAGTTAAAAACTCAAAATGAGTTATTTAATAAGAGAATCAAAGAATATGAAAGTGAGTTGAAatcttttgaagaaaaatataatgtatatgataatgaaaataCATCCTATAAGAGGCAAATTAAGAGATTAACTGATGAAAACGaccaattaattttgaatttggacACATTAGAAAAGCAATTAAAtacattccaaaaaaataatcatgtaGAGAAAGAACCCTCTATAAATACAACGAATAAAGAAATTGGTGAAATAAATGAGTTGAATTCATTGTTGAATTTGAGTAAAGAAGATGTAcagtatttgaaaattgaaaataataggttagtagataaaatagaaaatcttcaaattaaccttgaagaaaaaaataaaaatatacttatcATTTCTAAAGAACTGGAATTAACGAAAGATAATTGTACAATGAAGGATCAAGATATCAATACTTTAAATAGTAAATTACAAGAAATGCTTTTAAATAAGCAAGAATTGGTTGATTCTAACGTTaagctaaaacaaaaaattaaattttaccaCTCAAAAGTAGTAAAGTTTGCTGGGATTGTGAAAGAGttgagagaaaataaaaatgaagtattGGATCTCTTTAAGTCCTCTATAGAACAAGTCAAAGAGTGGAAAGAACAGTTGAATTATGGGgagaaaaacattataaaatatttgaataatgttgcaatggaaaatcaaaatttgaggCAACAAATAGAGCagcaaaaagaaaatgaacATGAGGCTAAAATTTTAGTTGATCAGTTGAAATCAGAGAAAATGATAGTAGAAGAAGAATTAAGTGAAGCAAaggaaaacatcaaaatattaagttttgaattagaagaattaagaaaaaataatattgacgATAATATTGAATCTTTTgaggaagaaaaaaatactttattgatAAAACTTGATGAAATACAAAGTATGAACAGTAAATTAGAAACTGAAAAGTTAATTTTAGAAAACCAACTAATGGAAAGcaaagaaataattgtacagtgtaataataaaatagacgAATTGAATCAGAATGTTTTGGACCTGACAGAAGGTAAACAAAGAATAGAAGGGGATCAAAATCGTAGTAAATTGGAAGAAGAAAATGCGAATTTAAGTACTaaattacaacttttacaaAATGAACTATCACAAAATATGGATGATTATCGAATCAAATGTGATACTCTAAACTTTCATATTGAAGAACAATCTCAAACgcaaagaaaattaacaaataccATCCATGAACTTGAAAATGAAGTCAAACTTTTGCGAAAAGAAAATTGTACAATCTCTAAAGTGAAAGAGGAACTTTCAGAAGAACTCAATAGAGCCAACATTGAACGAAAAGCGcttaatgaaaaaataggaaagaatGTTATAGCGGAAGAAATGTTTAAAGGGTCAGAAAAACGTATACAAGATTTACAGTCTCAGATAAAGTCCTTTGAAGAATTAGAAAAACGATCAACTGAAGAAATTAAGAATTTAGCAGAAGAGAATAAGAGATTAATGTCAGAAAATAGTACATTAGAAGAGAAGCTTGGAAAACTTGAATATTCTTTGATAAACCGAGTCGATTCTTCTTGTCAAACTAATGAAGTACCTTTTAATAATTCTAATGAGTTTAAAGAGCAAATAACAAActtaaaaagagaaaattcaGAGTTACTGTTAGAAATGAATGAGATGAACCAAGCTATCAAAGAAAGAGGGGAAACTATATCAAAATTAGAAGCACATTGTgaggaaattatgaaaaaattgcaaatttatGAAACACAAGCTAATCAAAATATCGATAATCTAACAGAAAAAGATAAGATAATAGAAAATCTAACAAGCGAAATTAAGGAATTGAAACAGAATGCTAATTCCTTTGAAGCCACTGAAATTATCACTTtacaaaatcaaattgaaattcttAAAGAAAAATTGTCCTCAACTCTGGATTCTAGTCTTCCTGATAATGATGCCATGTCCTCTTCTACAATTTCAAGAACAGAAGATTTGAATCGATTGAAAGATTTAGAAGGTTCTTGGGAGGAAAAGTATGGCAAGTTGAGAAATTTGGCAATCAAATTGAAAg GTAAAGTTAGGGAGTTAACACAGACGGTAGCTAAAGAACAATCTGACAATGAAGaagcacaaaaaaaattaatatcgaaTATGAAAACAATTCAGAACTTCCAAAATCAATGTGACAAATTGGAAGATGATTTGGAAAAATGTAAACTAGAATGTAAACAACTTCAAAGTCAATTAAATATAGCCGCTGTTGATATTTCTAGAGATAAACAGCTTCTAGCAGAAAAAGATGAACTTGTGAGTTCATTAAAgatggaaatagaaaataataaaaaggataAGCAAACCactgaaaactggaaaaaacaAGTGAGTGCCAAAATTCAAACTTTAAGAAAAGAATTAGAAGCAaataatgtattgaaaaaagaataCGAAGCCAAAATATCCAATTTAAACAGTACTTTAGAAGATAAAGATCAAGCTTTGAAAACAGAAATAGAAAGCCACAAACacacaaaaactttattagaaCAATCAAATAATGAACGTAAGAAAAATTCAGTGTTGAGTTTAGAAATGCAAGATTATGAAAGAAGTGTTAAAGAATCcgccaaaaaaattgaaaaacaacaagaagaaataacaaaattgaataatCAAATAGAATCACAGAAAACTACAATAAATGCTCTAAGGGagcaaaataaactttttgaagAAAGATTAAATGCAGAAGAACAAAATGTAATTACAGTTACTACTGAAATCAGCACgtacaaaaaacaaattgcaTCCTTAGATAatgaaataactcaaaaacaagaaaaaattcaaattttaaccCAACATTTGGAAACGGCTCGGTCAGAAATTGAAGAATTGTCTACTGAACTTGGTAAAGTTATTGCGGAACATCAAAAAGCCAACAGTGTATTAAAATCCGAACGAGACCAGCTCTCAAACGATAACTTGAAACTTCAACAAGATCTGAGGGAAACACAGGATAATTTAAGATTGAGTAAAGAGGAACTTAGGATAATTCAAGACGAATATGATGGTTATAAAGTGAGAGCTCAGAGCGTTTTGagacaaaatcaaaatagagaTATTGGTTTGGAAGAAAAGTTGTCTGAGAAAGTAACATCACTTGCAGCTCAAAATCAGGCTCTAACTCAACAATTGAACGATTCATT gaaaaaaattgaatgtttaaaaaatgaaaatatcgattattCTACCCAAATTGAAGATATTACTAACAAagtgaaagaaataaaagaagaatatgagGAACTGCAAACCCAGTATGCTGAGTTATCGGGAAAACACGAAAAAACAGTTTTAGATAATGCGGAAACCCTTAGAAACCTTAAG gTTCGTGCGGAAACACTCACTCAATGTTATAGACAACAATTGGCTGATCAAGAAGCAAGGCACGAGCAAGAAATACTCGAATTGCGTAGTCAATTAGAGAAAGCTCCAACTCCTACAGATAATTATCCGGCCCTTCCTACTATGCCTAGAGGAGAAGGGGAAGGTTCAGAAAGTGTAGAGAGTAATGCTTCGAGAGGCGTTCATCCGATACCCCTGGAAAGATTGTTAGGAACGGACTCCGATGAAGAAATAGAAAG gataaaactgaaa
- the LOC130893432 gene encoding elongation factor 1-alpha-like codes for MGKEKVHINIVVIGHVDSGKSTSTGHLIYKCGGIDKRTIEKFEKEAQEMGKGSFKYAWVLDKLKAERERGITIDIALWKFETAKYYVTIIDAPGHRDFIKNMITGTSQADCAVLIVAAGTGEFEAGISKNGQTREHALLAFTLGVKQLIVGVNKMDSTEPPYSEARFEEIKKEVSSYIKKIGYNPAAVAFVPISGWHGDNMLEISDKMPWFKGWAVERKEGKAEGKTLIEALDAILPPSRPTEKPLRLPLQDVYKIGGIGTVPVGRVETGILKPGMVVTFAPVGLTTEVKSVEMHHEGLQEAVPGDNVGFNVKNVSVKELRRGYVAGDSKNNPPKGASDFMAQVIVLNHPGQIANGYTPVLDCHTAHIACKFAEIKEKCDRRTGKTTEENPKAIKSGDAAIVNLVPSKPMCVESFQEFPPLGRFAVRDMRQTVAVGVIKSVTFKDTAGKVTKAAEKAQKKK; via the exons ATGGGTAAAGAAAAAGTTCATATTAACATTGTCGTAATTGGTCACGTAGACTCTGGTAAGTCTACGTCGACTGGTCATTTAATTTATAAGTGTGGAGGTATTGACAAACGTACTATAGAGAAATTCGAAAAAGAAGCCCAAGAAATGGGAAAGGGCTCTTTTAAATATGCCTGGGTATTGGATAAGCTTAAAGCCGAGCGTGAACGTGGTATAACCATCGACATAGCTTTATGGAAATTTGAAACCGCCAAGTATTATGTGACTATCATCGACGCTCCGGGCCATAGAGATTTTATCAAGAATATGATTACTGGAACATCCCAAGCTGACTGTGCCGTGCTTATCGTAGCAGCCGGTACGGGAGAATTTGAAGCTGGTATTTCGAAAAACGGACAAACCCGTGAACACGCTCTGCTCGCTTTCACTCTCGGTGTCAAACAGCTCATTGTAGGAGTTAACAAGATGGATTCTACGGAACCGCCATATTCCGAAGCGCGTTTCgaagaaataaagaaagaagTATCTTCGTACATTAAGAAAATTGGATATAATCCGGCAGCTGTTGCATTCGTTCCTATTTCCGGATGGCATGGAGATAATATGTTGGAAATTTCTGATAAGATGCCTTGGTTCAAAGGGTGGGCGGTCGAACGTAAAGAAGGCAAAGCTGAAGGAAAGACATTAATCGAAGCTCTAGACGCGATTTTACCACCTTCTCGACCTACCGAAAAGCCTTTAAGACTTCCTCTTCAG GATGTATACAAAATCGGTGGTATTGGTACAGTACCTGTTGGTAGAGTCGAAACCGGTATTCTGAAACCCGGTATGGTGGTAACTTTCGCACCTGTCGGTCTAACTACGGAAGTCAAATCTGTTGAAATGCATCACGAAGGTCTTCAAGAAGCTGTACCAGGAGATAATGTCGGATTTAACGTGAAAAACGTGTCTGTCAAAGAATTGAGGCGTGGATATGTAGCGGGAGATTCCAAAAATAATCCTCCGAAAGGTGCTTCTGATTTTATGGCAcag GTGATAGTACTGAATCATCCAGGTCAAATTGCTAATGGATACACGCCCGTATTGGACTGTCATACAGCTCATATCGCGTGTAAATTTGCGGAGATTAAAGAAAAATGCGACCGTCGTACTGGTAAAACAACAGAAGAAAATCCTAAAGCTATAAAAAGCGGAGACGCGGCAATCGTGAATCTCGTTCCATCTAAACCGATGTGCGTTGAATCTTTCCAAGAATTTCCGCCATTGGGTCGTTTCGCCGTACGCGATATGCGTCAAACTGTTGCCGTCGGCGTTATAAAATCTGTAACATTTAAAGATACTGCCGGTAAAGTAACGAAGGCGGCCGAAAAGGCCCAAAAGAAGAAATAA
- the LOC130892608 gene encoding splicing factor U2AF 50 kDa subunit, with amino-acid sequence MGEEKDGKERDRSRDRSDRRKRSRSREHRRRSRSRSKERVRRRSRSSSRGRHSSGFSRRRKPSLYWDVPPPGFEHITPLQYKAMQAAGQIPANIVADTPQAAVPVVGSTITRQARRLYVGNIPFGVTEEEMMEYFNQQMHLSGLAQAAGNPVLACQINLDKNFAFLEFRSIDETTQAMAFDGINFKGQSLKIRRPHDYQPMPGMSENSISVPAGVISTVVPDSPHKIFIGGLPNYLNEDQVKELLMSFGQLRAFNLVKDTAFGLSKGYAFAEYIDITMTDQAIAGLNGMQLGDKRLIVQRASVGAKNTTVLPAVQIQVPGLSLVGASGPATEVLCLLNMVTPDELKDEEEYEDILEDIKEECNKYGVVRSIEIPRPIDGVEVPGCGKVFVEFNSVLDCQKAQQTLTGRKFSNRVVVTSYFDPDKYHRREF; translated from the exons ATGGGTGAAGAAAAAG ACGGTAAAGAACGAGATCGCAGTAGAGATAGAAGTGATAGAAGAAAACGTTCCCGGTCTAGAGAACACAGACGCCGGTCTAGATCCAGAAGTAAAGAGCGTGTTAGAAGAAGGAGTCGATCCTCTTCCAGAGGCAGACACAGTAGTGGTTTTTCTAGGAGACGCAAACCTTCTTTATATTGGGATGTCCCGCCACCAGGTTTTGAACACATTACACCTCTCCAGTACAAAGCTATGCAAGCAGCAGGACAGATTCCAGCTAATATAGTGGCAGATACACCTCAA GCAGCGGTTCCTGTAGTGGGATCAACCATTACAAGGCAGGCAAGACGTTTGTATGTTGGCAACATTCCTTTTGGAGTAACTGAAGAAGAAATGATGGAATATTTTAATCAGCAGATGCATTTGAGTGGGTTAGCTCAAGCTGCTGGAAATCCGGTATTAGCTTGTCAAATTAATCTTGACAAGAACTTTGCGTTTTTGGAGTTTAGGTcaattgatgaaacaacacaAGCTATGGCTTTTGATGGTATTAATTTTAAAG GTCAAAGTTTGAAAATTAGAAGACCCCATGATTACCAACCAATGCCAGGTATGTCTGAAAATTCCATCAGCGTACCTGCAGGTGTAATTAGCACTGTTGTACCAGATTCCCCACATAAGATATTTATAGGAGGACTTCCTAATTATCTTAACGAAGATCAG GTAAAGGAATTGCTGATGTCTTTTGGTCAGTTGAGGGCTTTCAACCTCGTGAAAGACACTGCTTTTGGATTAAGCAAAGGTTATGCTTTCGCCGAATACATTGACATTACAATGACCGATCAG gCTATCGCCGGTCTCAATGGTATGCAATTAGGAGATAAACGTCTAATCGTTCAAAGAGCAAGCGTGGGTGCTAAAAATACGACAGTTCTACCAGCAGTACAAATACAAGTTCCTGGTCTCAGTTTGGTGGGTGCTTCTGGACCCGCTACTGAAGTTTTATGTCTTCTCAATAtg GTTACACCTGACGAACTTAAAGATGAAGAAGAATATGAGGATATTCTTGAAGATATTAAAGAAGAATGTAACAAATACGGTGTAGTTAGAAGTATTGAGATACCTAGACCGATAGATGGTGTGGAAGTACCAGGATGTGGAAAG gTATTTGTCGAATTCAATTCCGTATTGGATTGTCAAAAGGCCCAACAAACGCTGACAGGCAGAAAGTTTAGCAATCGTGTTGTAGTGACATCCTACTTCGATCCTGATAAATATCACAGAAGggaattttaa